A region of the Zonotrichia albicollis isolate bZonAlb1 chromosome 13, bZonAlb1.hap1, whole genome shotgun sequence genome:
AAGACtttattcaggttttttttacGTTGAGAACTATGGCTTcatcctttcttttctcttcaacTGCAAAGAACAATTACCAGAACCTGGAAGCTGGCACATCAAAGAGACAGCTCTCTCTAATGGCAGCTCTTCCTTCAGCCAAAAAGACATCACCAAGAGTGGCAGAATGTGCTCTCTGTTGCCCTGCAGATGGTTTATTCTCTAACTCCTTTATGTCACCCAGCCTTCTCAGCCCAGCATTTACCAGCATTTTCTCAGAATATTTCTGTATCAAAAAAACCTGGAGGCGGAGGttttcccctcctgcccagcccgtGGTGTGAAGGATTGTGAGGGCTTCCAGTGCcctccctcaggagctgggacaAGCCAGGCTCCAGCATCCTTTGTGCAGGAGctttggctgctcctgctgcacttGGTGTCTCGTAGAGCCAGACAGAGGAAATGTGTCCAAAAGTGTTTGTTCTCACTGCTTGCAGAAAATTGCTGCTGTCTCTGGCTGTGAAAAATCCAGTTCAGCTGCAATGGTTGAATGCTTGAGAGGAAAAACTGAAGAAGAAATACTACAGATAACACAGAAAATGGTAGGTGAAATAATTCTTCTTGCATTTAAATGACACCTCAGACATTGTCATCCCAAAGAATACCCTTGGTGGGATGTAATATTAGGAGAACCTGAAGTGGATGTAAAATCTGGCGTTCTTGACTTTTTCAGGACATGACAGCACTGCAGATCTGCAATGACTCCTCGCCTGAAAAGTGCAAACAGGTTCCTGCCCTTCATTCTGCATGCACTTGGAGCTACCTGTGGCTTGCTGTCATGCTCAGCTAgggcaaggaaaagaaaatggcaCAGATGATTCTGGAGAACCTGAAAATCAAATCACATATTATGTCCTACTTAAAAGTTCTTATCACCATGCTTATGTGCCTCTAAAACTTCAGTCCAGATGTGGTTTTTCCCCACTGTTCCACACATCCATGGCCATAATTAACTAAGGAAAGATATAAATTCAATATAATGACTTCTGCTTCACAAACATTAGAAATATAACGTTAATCTTCACAGAACCTCCTGCCTAGTGCAGAACAGCTGTCAGAGAAAATGTTAAGATGCCTTGGTTACCATTATGTTTTGTATTTTCATTTGATTTCACTTCGGAAATGCAGTTAAAATCTGAACATTTTTAGGAAGTAAAATGGATGTACTAATgaagatttctttttccctttctgttcaggatttctTTTTCATCAGTGCATGTGTAGATGGTGTATTTTTTCCAAAGAGTCCCATGGAATTACTCTCTGAAAAATCAACCAATGCTGTCCCATACATCATAGGATTAAATAACTGTGAATTTGGATATGTACTTCCTATGGTAAGAGATGTTAAAATGTTGATATTTAAGCATCATTTTGTAAATAGAGGCTGTTTTAGTAAGTATAATTATCTGTTTCACACAGATGATGAAATATCCTCCTTTTGTGGATGGTCTGGATAAAGGTGTTGCACGTCAGATTTTACAGAGCAATTTAGCACTATTCATTAAGGTAAGAGACCAGTTTCAGAATaacccagtgctgctgcttggcTGGTCTGCCTGGTTTTACCCCTGGAGGGACACAGGGGAATGCCATTGTGCTGGACAGCTCCCTGAATTGGGGCAGAAACAGGCACACAGGTGCTGCACTCCTGTAACCTCCAGTCACTGGAAATATTCTCTGCATTCCCAGCCTAAATGCCCCTCTGCTTCAAAAGGAGTTCTGTGGGAATCCAGGAGTGATGCAGTACCTAAACAAGGTCGCTTGGACATTGTAGATCCCCCTGGGTCATGCACGacatgcagagcagcagcaggtctGGCAGGAGACCTATGGGACACAACCTCCTAAAGCAGTAGCTGGGCACTGAAAGGAAAGCCCAAGAGGTTTGGGGTGCACTGACACCTTCCTTCAGGTTTCTCGAGGTTTTGCTTCCCTGTAATTTACAAATCTCTTGGCTTTGTGGTGCCTTTGTGCTCTCCTGAAGCTACTCCATAGAAAAGTATAGATTATGAGGTAAGAATTAAGGACTCTAGAAGCAGGGCCAGTACTTGCAAGGATCATTCAATGACACAAAGATTCACCATGAACTTGGAAATGCAGAGCCCAGGCTTGTTCTGAACAGGAGAAATTATGGTCATGGACAACAATCAATGGATTTGATGAAATCCAGCAGGATTTCTGTGCTCTTGTGAAGGTGTTTGCACAGAAGAGAGAACAGTCAGCATCACTGACTGCTGCTTATCTAAAGGTGGTTGATCCTTTGATCTTGCATCCCTCTTGTCCCCAAGATCACCTGTACCCACAGCTGTGTAACTCCACTCTGAGCTCTGAGCCACACTCTGACACAGCTGGGGATTTTCTCTGAAAGCTCTTGGTGAGGATGAGCCAGGGATGTGCAGAGGCCACACTCACCCACTGCTGTTGCTCCTTACAATATTCATCATCATTATAATACTTTTCATTGCTGTTTCAGGGCCTTACATCTGAAGTTGTTGACACAGTGTACAAGGAGTACATGGGGGATGCAGAAAGCCCTGCCCAGGTCCGAGATGGCCTCCTGGATGCAATGGGAGATGTCTACTTTGTCATCTCATCTGTGCAAGTGGCCAGATCCCACAGAGGTACCCAGCAGCTTCAGAACAGCTGTACAGTTCTGTCTGGGGGTGGTGTGGACAGTGTGCACCACTTTTCACTATGCAGAGAACTGGTAGTGGTTTTATTTAACCAAAACAGTTTTTCATGAAAGTTTATCATGTCTGGAGCAGTATTTCCAGCTCTCAAACCAgcacttttctgtctcctctAGATGCTGGCAACCCAGTCTTCTTTTATGAATTCCAACATCGGCCGAGTTCCGTGGAAGGTTTTGTACCAGAGTTTGTAAAAGCAGATCATGGAGCTGAGATTGCCTTTGTCTTTGGAAAGCCATTCTTAGCTGGTGATGTACCCATATTTCCTCCATCTTCCTTTTAGACCCTCATTACTTCCCATTTCAATTACTGCAGGGCTTGTGATTAGAATTTCTCTCTTGACAAGAATTACAAACATTATGTCTATTATTAGCATACCTTATATGTCATAAGCATTATTAGGAGCATAAACATCTTCTGTAATCACTAGCAGATACTTTGCATTACATCATTCATCTGCAGGTCTCTGCTAGAAAAACCTCCAACAGCTCATGGCAACCAGGAGAAGTGTTGCAATGATACAGCTCATGCTCATTAGTTACTTTCTAATGTGGCCCTTTCATCTCTCCCTTTGCAGGAGGTGctacaaaagaagaaaatgaacttAGCAGAACTGTGATGAGATACTGGACCAACTTTGCTAAAAATGGGTGAGAATTACAGTGCTAATTAAAGCTCAAGTTCAGTCTGTGCTGCCCAGAACATACTTACCTGCCTGAAGCAGTACTTATATGGTGCTTACTGAAATTTGACAGAATATAGGAGAAATATTGAAGCAATTTCTCTTCTTAAAGGTCCTTTAAAAGTACCTGCAGacatgaggaagaaaaaaatctaaggGCAGTTACTCCATCAGCAATGGAGTTTTAGATCTAAAAGTAATGGCAACTTTTACACTTTTGCTGTTCCACTGATAAGCACTTTCATAAAATACTGTTCATTTATTCAGGTACCAGAATCACATCAGCTGGGCTCACCTGCTGGTTTTCTGAAATGCTCTGAACCTGAGCAGTCAGACAGCAATGGATTGGCAAATAGAGAGCTAACTTTTCCTTCTGTTATTTCCAGAAATCCCAACGGGGAGGGCTTGGTCCATTGGCCTCAGTATGACCTGGAGGAAAAATACCTGGGAATAGACCTGGAGCAAAAGGCAGCAGAGAAACTGAAAGAACACAGAGTGCAGTTTTGGGCACAGCTCATGAAAGAAAGTCAGAGTGGAAAGAGAAAACACACAGATTTATAAGATCTGTGGGGGGCACAGTTTGCTTTTAAAACCCAAAAGAAAGTCAAACAAAATGAGTTTGTCAGCATACAGAGTAATAATCACCTTCTAACTCACTGTTGTGTAATCTGCTGTCCTAATCACAGTGAAGGGAGAGAAACAAGGGGCATTCAGAATGTTTGTCAGACTGAAAATCACTATTTAATGaaacaaccagaaaaaaacGCCACAATCTGTCAGGGTCCAGACAGACCATGGTACCTACTCAGTGCATATCAAAAGTGAATACTGAGGTGGGAATGGGCAAATGAACTGAAATCTgtaagaaaatatatatatagaatatactGTAAATGTCAGATGATTTTATATGCTTATTCCCTTCTTCTTTCAGAAGGGCATGGTCAGTTGTCCTTCCTAGAGactctttctgctttctttaaCTGGAAACAGCTTGTAGGCAGCAGAGCATCCATCAAACAAAGTCTGTGAGGTGAGCTTGACATCTCACAAAAGAGGACAGAAAATCTCTACCTGTTCTATTGCTTTGTGAATTGTTCTAAATAAATGGTGCTTTGATTTTTTGgagcttccttttctttcacttaACTGATGGAGGCTCATTCCGAGAGGTCAAAGGCGCACGCGAGAAGCCAGAAACGTGCCCAGGTTCTTTCTTCCACCCAAATGGTGTCAGGTATGAATCTTTGCAGGTGTCTGTGCAGGACCTGAGGGTTAAGGCTCTTCCACAGCCTCTTCTGAGCTGTGACTGTGTGTCCTTCACCCCTTCCTGGCAAATGCccgctgcaggggctgcaggaggacgCAGTGCTGGCAGGACAGACGCCCACAGAGGCAGAGGGGGAGCAAAGGCTGGTGGTGCTCCCTGCACCTTGttggctcagcagcaccagagaGAAGATCTGCTGACATGCAGAGTGTGCACCCCTTGCTCCCCCAGCTGGGGAAGGGCTCAGGGCACACCGGGAGGGAAGTGGCTTTTTTGCCAACTTACATGGCAAGCAAGACACAAAGGGACAATGTGGGAATGCAGGAAGCCAGGAGAGCTCTCCTCATggccacaaacaaacaaacagcccTACTCCAACTCCCCCTGCACTGGTGCCCAGCTCCCACATCCCACAGCACCTGGGGGCTCTCACAGGGACAGCccaagctcctgctgcagctcttgaGCCTTTGTAGGtgtcttcttcttcctcctctcccctgGCTTCACTTGCTTTTGCACACCTGTGGATCTCAAGCAGTGTCATCTGCACTACCTGGCCTCCCccttttctgcattttccatAACTTGTGAAAAACTCCAGTTGTGGCAATCAGTAACAGCTAATTGCAGCAACCATGCTGCCTTGTTTTGCTCTGGCACAGCCTTTATGTCCATTAGTGGTGTGTTTGTTGAATCAATGTGTCTGTCCCTGCACATTCACAAAAATCATTATCCTAACAAGACAGAAGGAATCCTGTGTCTTTGGGAATGCAGAGTCACCAGTACAACTCCTGGGTAGAAGGGAGGCACACATTAGGCACACATGATTACAAAGAAGTTTCTGGCTGTGTGACAGGAAGTGTTCTGTCCATCTGTGGATTTTAAACCCCAAATATAAAGACTGGTACACACGGTCAAACAGCTGAGAAAGGAATAACACCACGGCCACATTGAATAGGCCACATTTAAACTGCAGATCTTTACCTTATGTCCCAAGCCTCATTTTATCTCTTTGCTTTAGTTTTCATGGTCTCTTGGTTCACATTCCCAGCTGCACCAATAGTTGAAGAAATTCTCAGCAGTATATTTACTGATACTATTCAGGAAgaactgctgctgttctgtttttcacattctgtcAAGAAAACCTTAATCTTTTTTTTGAAGTTTATTAATTATCCATAATTACTATACTTGCCATTCCAAGGTGGTCAGTATGTTTTTTCTATCCCAGTCCTGCTTCTCAGATCATCTTGTTGTTAAGTGTGAAATATGCAAATTTTTATTAAGATAGCATGTTCTTTGCTGTCTGATCTTTGTAACTTGCAAACCTGATCAACAAGGAGGGAGATTTGATCTGTTAAACAGAGCAGCCAACAAGCTCTAAGTGGTGTGCAGCTGTTGGAAACACAAATTCCTGGTCAGCAGCATTGCCTTGTTAAGGTTTGGGGCTGGACATGCTCCGATGGTCTCAGCCCCGCGGGAGGGTAACAGCGATCAGGTGAAGGATTTCTACTGATACACGAAAAATGCAGAATTCAGCAGCCACGAGGACAAGGAACAAAGCAAGGCCACTCAGTAACTGTGTGGAATCAGCTCTGAGCGGGTAAAGGGGAATTTCGGCTAAGGCTGGTTCCAAGGAAAAGCCATGGTGGAAGCCATGTTGTGGCCGTTTTCTGTtccccttgggatgccttttgcagctgcagtgtgcctggagctctgggctttgtaGTTTCAAAAGCCTAACCCTAGGCAGTAAAGAGTGCTTTAGGCTAAGACTGGTTCCGTGGAAAAAGCTGTGGTGGAAGCCGTGTTGTGGCAGTTTTGCAGGGGCAGGTCAGGAGCACCAACTCCTGGAGCGGCCCACAGGAAAGCAGCGAGGCAAAGGCGAAGAAAGGGAGAGCGTGGCAGTGATTAGCAGAAGAAGCGAAACACTTATTAGCCAATAGAAGAGAGAATACTAATTAATAGGGGAACTACGTACCTCGTAACCAATGCACATTAATGTCTTTGTTTGCTAAAAGCTGTAAAGAGTGGAAAGTTTGGCCGGTCGTGCCGCTCGCTTCGTGGATTTGCCACCCAGTGCCTTTCAGCGCAGCAGTGTGGGTGAATCGGTGCCGGGACTccagcagggaagggccgtTCCGGGGCCGGCCCCGCGTCCCccgggcagggaagggccggtCCGGGGCCGGCCGCGTGTCCCccgggcagggaagggccggtCCGGGGCCGGCCCCGTGTCCCCCGGCCGGAGCTGCCGTGAGGGGAACGCCCGGCCCGCGGGCGCGCGCACGGCGGGTCGGGCGGGCACGCGCACGGCGGCGGGCCATGGCGGGCGGGCCGCccgtgctgctggggctgcgcGACGCCGCCatagcggggccgggcccggccgggcctCTCCCGGCGTGGGCCACGAACAAGCTGGGCGGTACCGCGGTAGGGCCtgggtggggctgggctgggccggcGGGGCCCGGCCGGGGCGCGGGGGTCGCGGCCGCCCCGGCCGGGCCTGAGCGGAGGTGTCGGTGTTGCAGGACTGGGTGCCGGCCGTGCGGGCGGGCCCGCCGCGGTGCGCGCGGTGCGGGcgcgcgctgctgctgctggtgcaggtGTACTGCCCGCTGGAGCGCGGTCCCGCGCACCGCGCGCTCCACGTGTTCGCCTGCGCCGCGCCGCGCTGCTGGGGAGCCGCCCGCAGGTGAGCGCCGGCCGCTTATCGGCGCTGTCCTTCTTATTGCTGGTATTGTTGCTGCTATTATTGCTGTTATtgtggttgttgttgttattgtgtTATTATTGCTGTTATTGTGGTTGTTGTTCGTGCCGCTGGTCACTTGTCCCCCTCACCCTGTGTTTCTCTTTGCCCGGCACATGGAAGCTGGAAGGTGCTGCGCTCCCAGTACTCGCAGGTCCAGGACAAGCAAAGCCGAGCTCTCAGCGTCACACAGGtacagctcagccctgcctgcccggGGGGACGCTCTGCACACCCTGCTTCGCCTTGTTTGAATAACCGGGACCTTCCTCCAGAAGCTGTGATGGTTTCCAGCTACGTGCTGGCTTGTGTGGAGAAGTCGTGGGGCACGGAGTTTTTGTCACTGCGCTACACTGTTTACTAGTTAAAGAGTGCTTAAGCTACTGTTTGTGATCTATGCCAGGCTGGTTTTAAAGAGGACATTGCAGTCCAGCTGTATGGCCAAAAGTGATACTTTATACTCTAGTTAGTTCAGCTGTCTAAACTTTATTTTCCAACTTCAAGTGGATTGGGCTATACTGTTTAGGTTTGGATTTTTAACCTGTTTTCTTtgtattcttttttaaattgaTCTCTTTAAATTTAACATGAGATTATGAATTAATGTGACTCAATAACTATTAATAAGCTTGGAAGGAAAAACTGCATATTGGCTAAAGCAGGTTGGAAGAGTAGGGTAGCACCAAACTAGTGGGGGTGGGCAGGGAGGATTTATTCAGTTGGTGGAATCTTGGCCTGAGGTAAATGGGGTTTTACTCTGGTAAAATGATGGTGG
Encoded here:
- the LOC141730794 gene encoding fatty acyl-CoA hydrolase precursor, medium chain-like, yielding MAAARDAALLAWILCLGAAALVAAEQPEAETKYGRVRGYQFHVDTAEKTVNVFLGLPFAKPPVGSLRFSEPQPPEPWEGVRDATSYPPMCLQDQVQGQNFSDLITNRKEKVALQVSEDCLYLNVYTPVSTGEKQKLPVLVWIHGGGLVFGAASSYDGSVFAAFDNVVVVTIQYRLGIAGYFSTGDEHARGNWGYLDQVAALRWVQENIMHFGGDPGSVTIFGESAGGISVSALVLSPLAKGLFHKAISESGTAALGLFTDQPKEDAQKIAAVSGCEKSSSAAMVECLRGKTEEEILQITQKMDMTALQICNDSSPEKCKQDFFFISACVDGVFFPKSPMELLSEKSTNAVPYIIGLNNCEFGYVLPMMMKYPPFVDGLDKGVARQILQSNLALFIKGLTSEVVDTVYKEYMGDAESPAQVRDGLLDAMGDVYFVISSVQVARSHRDAGNPVFFYEFQHRPSSVEGFVPEFVKADHGAEIAFVFGKPFLAGGATKEENELSRTVMRYWTNFAKNGNPNGEGLVHWPQYDLEEKYLGIDLEQKAAEKLKEHRVQFWAQLMKESQSGKRKHTDL